The window TATTTTGATATTCGTCCCCATCCCCACCCATTAAGGATGAAAATATTATTTATATATAATTATATAATTTATTATTATATATATTTATATATAATTTATAAATAAATATTTATGTAAAAAAAATTTGTAATTCTCTTAATAAACATTTAATGGACCTTCCTTTTTATTATATATTTTTATTCTCTTAATGAAATTTACCGGTATTGTTATGTTTTAACCAAGACTTGTATTTATTTTTATTGGATTGAAGTATGAAACTTATTTATTTTGGTATTTGATTTTAATTTCATACTTTTATATAATTGTATTTCGTATTTAAAAAAAAAATTTAATTTAATACATAATTGTTAACGGGTACGGGTACGGGTATGGAAACGTAATCCCCAAAGGGTACGGGTACGGGGAATCTCCATTATCTAATTACGGGTACGGGGACGGGTACGGGGATGAAAAATGTAAAAAGGTATAGGTACGGTATTTTGATCCCCGTACCCTACCCTACCCATTGCCATCCCTATCCACGAACCAAATGAACTCTCTAGCTGTCTGAGTTTTTTCTCGTCTATAACGGTTAAACTTTTTCCTGACCAAATAGTCATCATATGCCTCTTGCTCAAAGGATCAACTTCCTCCCCGTTCTTATCCAGTCAAGTACATCTCTTTTGTGTTTAATTACTTGGCCTGGCTGCCATTGAGGATGAAACTAAATTTCCTAGTCCACATTTCTGATACTGTTGGAATGAATTCCAAGCTGCAGTTTATCATGTACCTAAACGAATCCTTTACTGTCTGAATTTTAAGTAGCATATATATAGTCACGAACAATTATTAGCTGGTTCATAGTCCTGCAGAAATTATGTCTGCCTTGATTACAACAGGTTGAGCCAACTTAAAAGTTCTAACCCGGAGCTTAGCAATTTTGAGTACTTTCTGTGTGTATGGTCTAGTAACAAAAAACCTATGAGAATGCACCCTTTGTTTATGGTTTTTGTTAGTGTGAGACTGTGAGTGTGTGACATACAGATCAAACTTAATGATGAAGAACAATTTATGCCAGTGAGAGAAAATCTCATGTTTCTACTACTGCAGAGTGTTCACACGACTTTATAACATGTAACTTGTAAGAACCGGCTGTGGATGAAGGAAAGACTGTTACATCACACGGGAGACAAAATTTGGATTCTGTAAAATTTGGATTCTGTAAGAGCATGGTAAGAAAATAGTCCATCTTTCTTATGCAGCTGGAACCAGGGATTCTGGAAAACCCAATCGCAATGAATCCGGTGAAAGAGAGGCAACTGGAGTTGATTATTTGCTACTAGATTGGGGACTCTTCAACAGAACGCACAGAAGTGACAGAACCAAAGAGTTTGATATACATTTACCAAAAAAGATACCAAGAACCATATCCATGTTGTTAATCAAAAATGAATAAAATTTATAACGAAGCTTCAATAAAGGTACAATTGTCGTCAACATGTCATGTGTATAAAACACAAATCAGTCTTAGAGAATTAAAGAAACCAATCCTAAGAATTACAAGGCATAATGCAGAAGAGGCCTAAAACTCACTTTAGAACCCTCATTTCCTAAACTGAAACACCCTGCTGATTCTTAACTCAAAATCCTTGTTCTGCCTTCAGAAACCAAAGATTATCAGTAAAACCCGAAAAATCCTAAACCCGAGCAAGCACTACTCAAAATCAGTCAATTCAATTACATACATTTAGCAACAAAGAGGGCAATGAATCAAACCATTCTCATTGCACTCACCACATTTGACCATCTTCTTTTGCGCCTCATCCAAAACCTTGCAGCTTCCATTGCACTCCACACACATCACAAACCTCATTCCAGCACAACCTTGGCACCCAACAAGCGCTTTCGGGATCCCATCGAACAAAACCCCAAGCTTACCTTCCTCCTCCAACTTCACAATCTCATCAGCTCCGCCAATCAACCTCCCCTTCACAAACACAAGCGGTACCCTAACCTCTTTGCTCCCCATTAGCCCCCTTATCTCCTCCTTAAACCCCGAATCCATCGATATATCCCTTTCGAGCACGCGAACAAGGTGTGACTCCACAATTGACCTCACATTGTTGCAATCCTCAAATGTCTTCCTAATCCCTCTCAACGTAGTAGTGTAAATAACAACCGCATTTTCGCCACCGGGAGGGCATTTCTTCTCAAACAACTTCAGCATAGACTCAGAATCTCGGGTACAATACCTCATCTTTCGTGTCTTGGGCGAAGGCAAGACCACCCTCTTGATCTGCTCTTCTTCTTCAAACATTTCCTTCTCATAAGAAGCAACCAGTTCTGGATCAAACAGGGGACTAATACTCTTCCTCCTCGACGAATCACTCCCGAAACTCCTCCTTTGTGCAGAAACCGGAGACCCTTTCACCGCCGGACTCATATTCAGCGCCTTCTTGCAAGAATTCTCCGACCCAATATTCGATTTCACCCAACCTTTGGGACTATACCCTCTCCCCTTATTCTCCTTCCCCCCAAATCGCCTCCCCTTCATCGGCGATCCCAACTGGTTCAGCATCTTCAACGGACTCCTCGCATCGAAATCCACAAACCCGCGAAGAACAGATCGTGACTTGGGACTACTCCTCTTAACCGGCACCGCTTCCTCAAGCCCCTCCATCAGTTCCCACGCATTGATAACTTCCGGATCTTCCTTTTTCGGAGAAGATTGCTTAAGAGTGGCCTCGGAAACAACAATAGGGTCCTTGTCGAGATTGAGAAGGCCATAAGTGCTGGAAGTGAGGGAGACGACGTGGTTGAGAGCGCCGTGGGTGATGATTACTTCTTCTCTGAGATCATTCTTGAACAGTTTGGATGAGACGCAGCCCATTTCAAGTGGGGGGTTTCTTGGTCTGATATTGCTGGATTTTTCTATCTGGGTTCTTTGTTTTGGTGGTGGGTTAGATTGGAAGGGTGAAAAGGAGGAGGAAAAAGATTAAGTGGAGGTTACTGTTTCTCAATCTCCAACGGTTACCTTGGCTCTTTGTCTGCCAACGGGCTTCAACGGTCTGAAAATTCGAATCCTGATTCAGGGGATTTTTGTTAGAAGCCCATGTCGTTTTTTTTATTCGTTTTTTGTGCCCGTTAGTTTTTGTAATTTTTAATTTGACCCGTCTTGATTGTGTGTTGCTCGTTGTGCACCTTTTGTTTGATCGTGTTTGTTCTTTGTTTAATGGAGAAGACCACGTAAGAATCCATTATCTTGCTCTTTTGTTTAAACACAATTTATCGTGCTATCTCTATAGATGAATATGTTGCTCCTAAGAAAGAAGTTTTGATTATGTTTGTTTATTTGTGATTCAAGAGCTTATTTTTACCGTAAGTTTTTCATTATGGCTACTGTTAGGAGCAGTAAAGAAGGATAAGGATCCTCTCCTTGTATGTAGTTTTGATGTTATAGCTAGGGTGAGAGTGAGATAAGAACAATCAAGAAATATGTTTAGATGAAGAGAGCTTATTTTTTTACTATAAGTTCTTTTTTTGGAAATTTTTATAATGTGTTAATGCATGTAAATGATATGATGCATTAATTTTGTAAATTGAGTCCTCAAACTAGTAATATTAGTCCTTGAAGTCTTAAAACTAGTAATATTAATCCTCGAAGTTGTAATTTGAGTCCTTAAAGTTATAAAATTTTCTAGTTACAACATTAGTCATCATATGCCTTTAAAGCGATAAATATGTGTTTAAAATGGTAATTGAGTCCTCAAATTGATTAAAAAAAAGTTGTTACAACTTTGAGGACTCAATTACCAGTTTAAGGGCAAATGAGAACTAATATTGTAAGTTGTAACTAATATTTTTTTTTTACAACTTTTTAATGACTCATATTACAACTTTGAGGACTAATATTAATATTTTGAAAACTCATTTTACAACTTGAGGACAAAGTTGATATATCACATATATTAACACATTCTAACCTTAGCCCTTCTAGAAGTTGATAGAGAAATGAAGCTTATAAGGAAATGTGAGACAAGGACAGTAAGGAAATGTGAGACTATATTATTGAAGAACATGTGTATAAGAATGTATACGATTAATATTGTAAATCACTGTATGAATAAATACGATTGATTCAATTCGAAGTTCTACAAAGGAAAATGTCGAAATGTGTTACCACTTACCAGTGTACTCTAGGGCTTCAGGCATGTATAGTAAAGCAACATTGCAGCAGACATAAATGTTTTTGTTTGTATGTATGGATTTCTTGCAAGATGAATAGCTAACCTAGCAAACATCCAACACAATTGTTATGCGCCTTTTTCTTTAATTTGTTGATGTCTTTGTTTGTTATGAAGTTGAATTTGCAATATCAAAATTGATAAATATAAAAGAATCAAAGTTCTAAACGAATATCGGTTAGCGCGCAATGGCTTTTTTAGGGGCTGGCTTCTTCAAGCATAACCCAACCTATACAAGGTGCTGCTCGCTTTCTCTCAGCCACTAGTGGCTTATGTAGTGATCGGCATTCCTACGTGCTTCTCCTTGCCCCCATCCAAACGTGACCTTTGGGTGTTGTCGTGACACTTTGGTTATGAAGGTTGTCGGTGTCTAGGTTTATGGATGGATTCAGTCAGCGAAAGTCTCTCAAACCCAATCAAAATCAACAACATGGCGTAACGCTTGGGGAAGATCAGCATGTTATCCTAGAGTAACTTTCATAAAGTTTTATATGGCGTGACTACTAAGATAAAGCTTTGCAACGCAGACAACTCTATAATCTATACTACCAACAATTGTCGAATGCAATCATATTATTCACTAACCAAAACGTGCTATAAAAAACGAAACCTAAAGAAACAAAAACAAAAATTAAAATCTCTCAAACTCACCCCTAATCAAGAAAAAGAACCACTAAAAGGATTGTCTAACACCTAGAGACCCAAATGGTGTACGTTTCGACAAATCCAAACAGTTAATGGCTCATTCAAGACTAGAGAAAAGTAAGGAATGAGCAGGGCTTATTTATTCCAAGAAAAGCTAAAAAAACTAACCCTCCCCAAAGGGATAGCCTCCTCAAGTTCCAAAGAAAGTGTCGTCAAAACCAGTTTTGGTTTATTCTGAATTCCACGAGGGCGTCCCCTCTTCTTTTTTCCCTAAAATAACTGGCACATAATTAAACTAACTCACCATGTTCAAATTCCGGAGGTATAACCGCTAAGCTAGGTTGTTTTCCGGCCCACACCGATGCCATTTATGCACAGCCGAAATCTTGGTTTTATCAAGTTCAGGCCCATTCAACTCCAGCCTAGTAGTTGCAAGCCCAAAAGAGAGCTACCCAACCCAATTTTACGACCACCGAGTCCAGCCCAAAAGACCCCAGGCCCAGCTCATCATGCAAGTCAGTGGTCAACCCTATTTTAAAATTAGGGTTTCCCATCGACTTTTGCGGGATTGAGCCGAGGCCTAACGCCGCCGTGTTCTCTTCCTCCGCAACCACGATCTCCATCCTGGCACCTGTGAACCCTCATTCTCTGTCACATCAGCCATCACCACCACCCCGTAAGATGCCGACAACGGATTCAAGCCCATGTCGCAGACTGCACTATCGTGACTGAACAAACCACATCCCGGCAAATTCGATGGCATTTTTTCAAGCTTAAACTCCATATTCACAATGAATTTTGGCGAGAAATTGAAAACCCGGCCGGTGGGGATTAGCTGACGAACGTCCAATAGCACGCGGACCTTCTGGATCTTCTACTTCCGCTGCACCACCCTCTTCAATTCGTACAAAAACCCCAAGATTGTTTCCAATGTGCGCCAAGTTTCGCTTGTTCTTCATCGCCATCCTCGGCCCAGTCACGGAGAACCAAGCCTCTGGATGGTTCAAGGAAAGCCTGTAAGGGCTGAGTCCATCGTAGTCTACCAAAACAATAATGGATCCGCCATAGTACCACGGCCCGCCGCCAAGGAATTGGTCTTTCTCCTCCTTGTTTTTGAACTAGAAGATGAAAATGCTGGGCTCCTCCTCCCTGTTTCTTCTCTTCCACCTTAGAATGATACCTCTTCATCGAAAAATCTCTAGGTAGAAATTTTTCTCTAAGAAGACCTTTTTCATCTTCCTCCATGTTCGAACAGGCTCTTTACCTTGCATCTTTCTTGCTCTTTGCAAATTATCCCACCAATCGGCAATA of the Fragaria vesca subsp. vesca linkage group LG6, FraVesHawaii_1.0, whole genome shotgun sequence genome contains:
- the LOC101310146 gene encoding uncharacterized protein At5g39865-like, whose protein sequence is MGCVSSKLFKNDLREEVIITHGALNHVVSLTSSTYGLLNLDKDPIVVSEATLKQSSPKKEDPEVINAWELMEGLEEAVPVKRSSPKSRSVLRGFVDFDARSPLKMLNQLGSPMKGRRFGGKENKGRGYSPKGWVKSNIGSENSCKKALNMSPAVKGSPVSAQRRSFGSDSSRRKSISPLFDPELVASYEKEMFEEEEQIKRVVLPSPKTRKMRYCTRDSESMLKLFEKKCPPGGENAVVIYTTTLRGIRKTFEDCNNVRSIVESHLVRVLERDISMDSGFKEEIRGLMGSKEVRVPLVFVKGRLIGGADEIVKLEEEGKLGVLFDGIPKALVGCQGCAGMRFVMCVECNGSCKVLDEAQKKMVKCGECNENGLIHCPLCC